One window of the Camelina sativa cultivar DH55 chromosome 1, Cs, whole genome shotgun sequence genome contains the following:
- the LOC104699804 gene encoding protein MID1-COMPLEMENTING ACTIVITY 2-like produces MSWDQLGEIASVAQLTGVDAVKLIGMIVSAANTARMHKKNCRQFAQHLKLIGNLLEQLKISEMKQYSEILEPLEGLEDALRRSYILVNSCQERSFIYLLAMGWNIVYQFRRAQDEIDRYLKIIPLITLVDNIRIRERLEAIDSDQREYTLDEEDRKVQDVILKQVSTREAGTSVLKKTLSRSYPNMGFCQALKTEEEKLKHELQRSRARYDNDQCEVIQRLIDYTQTAASADLDSEKGLLTKKKSSKEERTTSSKKKDDSYETDSGIRTTSRSTSYVSSEHDLVSGISSRHREDWHTDLLDCCSAPSLCLKTFFFPCCTLAKISTVATKRQISSAKACNDLMVYSLILSCCCYTCCIRKKLRKTLNIKGGSIDDFLSHLMCCCCALVQELREVEIRGASSYGTEKDKEMSPPTPQFMEE; encoded by the exons ATGTCATGGGATCAATTAGGAGAAATTGCGTCAGTGGCTCAGCTTACAGGCGTAGACGCTGTGAAACTGATTGGAATGATAGTGAGCGCGGCGAACACGGCTCGAATGCACAAGAAGAATTGCCGTCAGTTCGCTCAACATCTTAAGCTTATTGGTAATTTGCTCGAGCAGCTAAAAATCTCTGAGATGAAGCAGTATTCAGAGATTCTTGAGCCGCTTGAAGGGCTTGAAGATGCTCTTAGAAGATCTTACATTCTAGTTAATAGTTGTCAAGAAAGGAGTTTTATTTACTTGTTGGCTATGGGGTGGAACATTGTTTACCAGTTTCGTCGAGCTCAGGACGAGATCGATCGGTATCTCAAGATCATTCCACTCATCACTTTGGTGGACAATATTCGGATTCGG GAGAGGTTGGAAGCTATTGACAGTGATCAGCGTGAGTACACTCTTGATGAAGAGGATAGGAAAGTGCAAGATGTTATTTTGAAACAAGTATCCACTAGAGAAGCTGGTACGTCGGTTTTGAAGAAGACGCTCTCTCGTTCTTACCCGAACATGGGGTTCTGCCAAGCActcaaaacagaggaggagaaatTAAAACACGAGTTGCAACGTTCGCGGGCGCGTTATGATAATGATCAATGTGAAGTCATACAGCGTTTGATTGATTATACACAAACTGCTGCTTCTGCTGATCTTGATTCTGAAAAGGGGTTGTTGACTAAGAAAAAATCTAGTAAAGAAGAGCGTACCACCTCTagcaagaagaaagatgattcGTATGAAACGGATAGTGGTATTCGAACAACTTCAAG ATCAACGTCTTATGTTTCATCCGAACATGATCTAGTTTCTGGAATATCATCGCGACACCGTGAAGATTGGCACACTGACTTGTTGGATTGTTGTTCAGCACCTTCTCTAT GCTTGAAGACATTCTTTTTCCCGTGTTGTACATTGGCGAAGATTTCCACGGTCGCAACTAAGAGACAAATCT CTTCAGCTAAAGCTTGTAATGACCTAATGGTGTATTCTTTGATACTCTCATGTTGCTGCTACACTTGCTGCATAAGGAAGAAACTTCGAAAGACACTCAACATAAAG GGAGGGTCCATTGACGACTTCTTGTCACATCtaatgtgttgttgttgtgcccTTGTCCAAGAACTGAGAGAAGTCGAGATCCGTGGAGCTTCTTCGTACg GTACAGAGAAGGATAAGGAAATGAGTCCACCAACACCTCAGTTCATGGAAGAATGA
- the LOC104699795 gene encoding uncharacterized protein LOC104699795 isoform X2, giving the protein MSRCYPFPPPGYVLKEINKDKYLIESIKGAKEEGKKDRKHKRKDKKRKERGTEAGRSRNHRHKRRRKDEGKLINSEVEFLEKSCQTVELELQSSSQNSCDSTFHSNERPKQIQIQPLDETGLRTRLPDKGQKDPEAKVMMSNKDQKQRYSRERLDASQSAAPKESVGHLYSTTQHAFRVCQEKRRDPSRDITTELSKDNRKVSRNDMMPSASLWTHPDQEKPSSSHQETIGPSKPSCKKCPPSMAGQFLNLIENWTPDRVESKLTDSEDQEWWLFIKFGAKRQQVSNQKTNQGSSSMVWPTARFLPEAELHALPFTVPF; this is encoded by the exons ATGTCTCGGTGTTATCCGTTTCCACCACCTGGTTATGTACTGAAAGAAATCAACAAGGATAAGTATCTGATCGAATCGATCAAG GGGGCAAAGGAGGAAGGTAAGAAAGATAGAAAACACAAGAGGAAGgataaaaagagaaaggagaggGGAACTGAGGCGGGTCGAAGCAGAAACCACAGGCATAAGAGACGtcgcaaagatgaaggcaaatTAATTAACAGTGAGGTCGAGTTCTTAGAGAAGAGCTGCCAGACAGTGGAACTTGAGCTTCAATCATCGTCTCAGAATTCTTGTGATAGCACTTTTCATAGCAATGAGAGACCAAAGCAAATTCAGATTCAGCCCCTTGATG AAACCGGCTTACGGACCCGGTTACCTGACAAAGGGCAGAAGGATCCTGAGGCTAAGGTGATGATGTCCAACAAGGATCAAAAACAGCGCTATTCACGGGAAAGGTTAGATGCTTCTCAGTCTGCTGCTCCAAAGGAGTCTGTTGGTCATCTTTATTCCACCACACAACATGCTTTTAGGGTCTGtcaagagaaaagaagagatccGTCGAGAGACATCACTACAGAGCTCAGCAAAGATAATAGAAAAGTTAGTAGAAATGATATGATGCCATCAGCATCTCTTTGGACTCATCCAGACCAAGAGAAACCGTCCTCTAGTCATCAGGAAACCATTGGACCTTCGAAGCCATCATGCAAGAAATGCCCTCCTTCCATGGCCGGGCAATTCTTGAATCTCATCGAGAACTGGACTCCTGATCGTGTTGAGAGCAAGCTCACTGACTCAGAAGATCAAGAATGGTGGTTGTTCATCAAGTTTGGAGCCAAAAGGCAACAAGTTAGCAACCAGAAAACCAACCAGGGAAGTAGTTCGATGGTGTGGCCAACTGCTCGATTTCTTCCGGAAGCCGAACTACACGCATTGCCCTTCACTGTCCCGTTCTGA
- the LOC104699789 gene encoding vacuolar protein sorting-associated protein 35A isoform X1 has translation MIADGTEDEEKWLAAGSAAFKQNAFYMQRAIDSNNLKDALKYSAQMLSELRTSKLSPHKYYDLYMRAFDELRKLEIFFMEETRRGCSVIELYELVQHAGNILPRLYLLCTAGSVYIKTKEAPAKEILKDLVEMCRGIQHPLRGLFLRSYLAQIGRDKLPDVGSEYEGDADTVTDAVEFVLLNFTEMNKLWVRMQHQGPARDKERREKERGELRDLVGKNLHVLSQLEGVDLDMYRDTVLPRVLEQIVNCRDEIAQYYLIDCIIQVFPDEYHLQTLDVLLGACPQLQPSVDIMTVLSRLMERLSNYAALNAEVLPYFLQVEAFSKLNNAIGKVIEAQEDMPILSAVTLYSSLLKFTLHVHPDRLDYADQVLGSCVKQLSGKGKINDTRATKEIVSLLSAPLEKYNDVVTALKLTNYPLVVEYLDNETKRIMATVIIRSIMKNNTLITTAEKVEALLELIKGLINDLDEPEGLEAVDDDDFEEEQNSVARLVHMLYNDDTEEMFKIISILKKHFLTGGPKRLKFTIPPLVVSTLKLIRRLPVEGDNPFGKEASVTATKIFQFLNQIIEALPNVPSPDLAFRLYLQCAEAANKCVEEPIAYEFFTQAYILYEEEISDSKAQVTALQLIIGTLQRMHVFGVENRDTLTHKATGYSAKLLKKPDQCRAVYACSHLFWLEDHETIQDGERVLLCLKRALKIANSAQQMASNGQEGSAGSVTLFIEILNKYLYFYEKGIPQITVESVESLIQLIKNEESMPSDPYAESLFASTLQFMEFQKQKGGAIGDRYEEIKV, from the exons atgatcgcaGATGGaacagaagatgaagagaagtgGCTCGCCGCCGGTTCTGCTGCTTTCAAGCAAAACGCATTCTACATGCAACGCGCTATT gACTCGAATAATCTGAAAGATGCTCTCAAGTATTCGGCTCAGATGCTCAGCGAGTTACGGACTTCGAAGCTATCACCTCACAAGTACTATGATCTCT aTATGCGAGCTTTTGATGAGTTGAGGAAACTTGAAATTTTCTTCATGGAAGAAACTCGGCGTGGCTGCTCGGTCATTGAACTCTATGAGCTGGTTCAGCATGCTGGTAACATATTACCACGTTT GTATCTCCTATGTACAGCAGGATCCGTTTATATCAAAACCAAGGAAGCTCCTGCCAAAGAAATTCTTAAGGATCTTGTTGAGATGTGTCGTGGGATTCAGCATCCTCTACGTGGTCTCTTCTTGAGAAGTTACCTTGCGCAAATTGGTCGAGATAAATTACCTGACGTTGGTTCTGAGTATGAAGG AGATGCTGATACAGTTACAGATGCAGTGGAGTTTGTACTATTGAACTTTACTGAGATGAATAAACTTTGGGTCAGAATGCAACATCAG GGACCTGCTCGAGACAAGGAGAGACGGGAGAAAGAGAGGGGCGAGCTTCGTGACCTT GTTGGAAAGAACCTTCACGTGCTGAGTCAGTTAGAAGGTGTGGACCTGGATATGTACAGAGATACAGTTCTTCCTAGAGTCTTAGAGCAG ATAGTGAACTGCAGAGATGAGATTGCCCAATATTACCTAATAGACTGTATCATTCAAGTTTTTCCGGACGAGTATCACTTGCAGACTCTAGATGTACTTCTTGGGGCTTGTCCACAACTGCAG CCATCAGTTGACATCATGACAGTGCTTTCACGTTTAATGGAGAGGCTGTCAAATTATGCTGCTTTAAATGCTGAAGTATTACCTTACTTCCTGCAAGTTGAAGCTTTCTCAAAGTTGAATAATGCAATTGGAAAG GTGATAGAAGCACAAGAAGACATGCCTATTTTGAGTGCAGTAACCCTATATTCCTCCCTTCTCAAGTTTACTCTTCATGTTCACCCTGATCGGCTTGATTATGCGGACCAAGTGTTG GGATCATGTGTTAAGCAACTGTCCGGAAAAGGAAAGATTAATGACACTCGCGCAACAAAGGAGATTGTCTCGCTTTTAAGTGCTCCCCTAGAGAAATATAATGATGTTGTCACCGCCCTTAAATTAACAAACTATCCCCTTGTAGTGGAGTACCTTGATAAcgaaacaaagagaataatggCTACTGTTATAATTCGAAGCATTATGAAAAACAATACTCTTATTACTACAGCCGAGAAG GTTGAAGCACTGCTTGAACTAATTAAAGGACTTATCAACGATTTGGATGAACCGGAAGGTCTTGAG gctgttgatgatgatgattttgaggaaGAGCAGAATTCTGTCGCACGTCTCGTTCACATGTTATATAATGATGACACGGAAGAGATGTTTAAG ATAATCAGTATCCTGAAGAAGCATTTCCTAACAGGAGGGCCAAAGCGCTTAAAGTTCACCATTCCTCCCCTTGTTGTTTCTACTCTAAAG cTAATCAGACGATTGCCGGTGGAAGGAGACAATCCTTTTGGAAAAGAGGCTTCGGTTACTGCTACTAAAATATTCCAATTTCTAAATCAG ATTATTGAAGCACTACCTAATGTTCCATCACCTGACTTGGCATTCCGGTTGTACTTGCAATGTGCTGAG GCCGCGAATAAGTGTGTTGAAGAACCAATTGCATACGAATTTTTCACCCAGGCATACATCTTGTACGAAGAAGAAATTTCA GACTCAAAGGCCCAAGTGACTGCGTTACAACTTATAATTGGAACTCTGCAAAGGATGCACGTATTTGGTGTTGAGAATAGAGATACTTTGACACACAAGGCTACGGGG TATTCAGCGAAACTTCTAAAGAAACCTGACCAATGTCGAGCTGTTTATGCATGTTCTCATCTATTCTGGCTTGAAGATCATGAGACCATACAAGATGGAGAGAG GGTTCTGCTTTGTCTCAAACGAGCGCTTAAAATTGCAAATTCGGCTCAACAAATGGCTAGCAATGGTCAGGAGGGTAGTGCAGGATCTGTTACCCTCTTCATCGAGATACTAAACAA GTACCTTTATTTCTATGAGAAAGGGATTCCACAGATAACAGTTGAATCAGTGGAGAGCCTGATCCAACTGATCAAGAACGAAGAATCAATGCCATCAGATCCATATGCTGAATCGTTGTTTGCAAGTACGCTTCAGTTCATGGAGTTTCAAAAGCAGAAAGGCGGTGCCATTGGTGACAGATACGAGGAGATCAAAGTATAA
- the LOC104699795 gene encoding uncharacterized protein LOC104699795 isoform X1, with the protein MSRCYPFPPPGYVLKEINKDKYLIESIKGAKEEGKKDRKHKRKDKKRKERGTEAGRSRNHRHKRRRKDEGKLINSEVEFLEKSCQTVELELQSSSQNSCDSTFHSNERPKQIQIQPLDGRHNDSETGLRTRLPDKGQKDPEAKVMMSNKDQKQRYSRERLDASQSAAPKESVGHLYSTTQHAFRVCQEKRRDPSRDITTELSKDNRKVSRNDMMPSASLWTHPDQEKPSSSHQETIGPSKPSCKKCPPSMAGQFLNLIENWTPDRVESKLTDSEDQEWWLFIKFGAKRQQVSNQKTNQGSSSMVWPTARFLPEAELHALPFTVPF; encoded by the exons ATGTCTCGGTGTTATCCGTTTCCACCACCTGGTTATGTACTGAAAGAAATCAACAAGGATAAGTATCTGATCGAATCGATCAAG GGGGCAAAGGAGGAAGGTAAGAAAGATAGAAAACACAAGAGGAAGgataaaaagagaaaggagaggGGAACTGAGGCGGGTCGAAGCAGAAACCACAGGCATAAGAGACGtcgcaaagatgaaggcaaatTAATTAACAGTGAGGTCGAGTTCTTAGAGAAGAGCTGCCAGACAGTGGAACTTGAGCTTCAATCATCGTCTCAGAATTCTTGTGATAGCACTTTTCATAGCAATGAGAGACCAAAGCAAATTCAGATTCAGCCCCTTGATGGTAGGCATAACGACTCTG AAACCGGCTTACGGACCCGGTTACCTGACAAAGGGCAGAAGGATCCTGAGGCTAAGGTGATGATGTCCAACAAGGATCAAAAACAGCGCTATTCACGGGAAAGGTTAGATGCTTCTCAGTCTGCTGCTCCAAAGGAGTCTGTTGGTCATCTTTATTCCACCACACAACATGCTTTTAGGGTCTGtcaagagaaaagaagagatccGTCGAGAGACATCACTACAGAGCTCAGCAAAGATAATAGAAAAGTTAGTAGAAATGATATGATGCCATCAGCATCTCTTTGGACTCATCCAGACCAAGAGAAACCGTCCTCTAGTCATCAGGAAACCATTGGACCTTCGAAGCCATCATGCAAGAAATGCCCTCCTTCCATGGCCGGGCAATTCTTGAATCTCATCGAGAACTGGACTCCTGATCGTGTTGAGAGCAAGCTCACTGACTCAGAAGATCAAGAATGGTGGTTGTTCATCAAGTTTGGAGCCAAAAGGCAACAAGTTAGCAACCAGAAAACCAACCAGGGAAGTAGTTCGATGGTGTGGCCAACTGCTCGATTTCTTCCGGAAGCCGAACTACACGCATTGCCCTTCACTGTCCCGTTCTGA
- the LOC104699789 gene encoding vacuolar protein sorting-associated protein 35A isoform X2, with protein MLSSIRLRCSASYGLRSYHLTNMRAFDELRKLEIFFMEETRRGCSVIELYELVQHAGNILPRLYLLCTAGSVYIKTKEAPAKEILKDLVEMCRGIQHPLRGLFLRSYLAQIGRDKLPDVGSEYEGDADTVTDAVEFVLLNFTEMNKLWVRMQHQGPARDKERREKERGELRDLVGKNLHVLSQLEGVDLDMYRDTVLPRVLEQIVNCRDEIAQYYLIDCIIQVFPDEYHLQTLDVLLGACPQLQPSVDIMTVLSRLMERLSNYAALNAEVLPYFLQVEAFSKLNNAIGKVIEAQEDMPILSAVTLYSSLLKFTLHVHPDRLDYADQVLGSCVKQLSGKGKINDTRATKEIVSLLSAPLEKYNDVVTALKLTNYPLVVEYLDNETKRIMATVIIRSIMKNNTLITTAEKVEALLELIKGLINDLDEPEGLEAVDDDDFEEEQNSVARLVHMLYNDDTEEMFKIISILKKHFLTGGPKRLKFTIPPLVVSTLKLIRRLPVEGDNPFGKEASVTATKIFQFLNQIIEALPNVPSPDLAFRLYLQCAEAANKCVEEPIAYEFFTQAYILYEEEISDSKAQVTALQLIIGTLQRMHVFGVENRDTLTHKATGYSAKLLKKPDQCRAVYACSHLFWLEDHETIQDGERVLLCLKRALKIANSAQQMASNGQEGSAGSVTLFIEILNKYLYFYEKGIPQITVESVESLIQLIKNEESMPSDPYAESLFASTLQFMEFQKQKGGAIGDRYEEIKV; from the exons ATGCTCTCAAGTATTCGGCTCAGATGCTCAGCGAGTTACGGACTTCGAAGCTATCACCTCACAA aTATGCGAGCTTTTGATGAGTTGAGGAAACTTGAAATTTTCTTCATGGAAGAAACTCGGCGTGGCTGCTCGGTCATTGAACTCTATGAGCTGGTTCAGCATGCTGGTAACATATTACCACGTTT GTATCTCCTATGTACAGCAGGATCCGTTTATATCAAAACCAAGGAAGCTCCTGCCAAAGAAATTCTTAAGGATCTTGTTGAGATGTGTCGTGGGATTCAGCATCCTCTACGTGGTCTCTTCTTGAGAAGTTACCTTGCGCAAATTGGTCGAGATAAATTACCTGACGTTGGTTCTGAGTATGAAGG AGATGCTGATACAGTTACAGATGCAGTGGAGTTTGTACTATTGAACTTTACTGAGATGAATAAACTTTGGGTCAGAATGCAACATCAG GGACCTGCTCGAGACAAGGAGAGACGGGAGAAAGAGAGGGGCGAGCTTCGTGACCTT GTTGGAAAGAACCTTCACGTGCTGAGTCAGTTAGAAGGTGTGGACCTGGATATGTACAGAGATACAGTTCTTCCTAGAGTCTTAGAGCAG ATAGTGAACTGCAGAGATGAGATTGCCCAATATTACCTAATAGACTGTATCATTCAAGTTTTTCCGGACGAGTATCACTTGCAGACTCTAGATGTACTTCTTGGGGCTTGTCCACAACTGCAG CCATCAGTTGACATCATGACAGTGCTTTCACGTTTAATGGAGAGGCTGTCAAATTATGCTGCTTTAAATGCTGAAGTATTACCTTACTTCCTGCAAGTTGAAGCTTTCTCAAAGTTGAATAATGCAATTGGAAAG GTGATAGAAGCACAAGAAGACATGCCTATTTTGAGTGCAGTAACCCTATATTCCTCCCTTCTCAAGTTTACTCTTCATGTTCACCCTGATCGGCTTGATTATGCGGACCAAGTGTTG GGATCATGTGTTAAGCAACTGTCCGGAAAAGGAAAGATTAATGACACTCGCGCAACAAAGGAGATTGTCTCGCTTTTAAGTGCTCCCCTAGAGAAATATAATGATGTTGTCACCGCCCTTAAATTAACAAACTATCCCCTTGTAGTGGAGTACCTTGATAAcgaaacaaagagaataatggCTACTGTTATAATTCGAAGCATTATGAAAAACAATACTCTTATTACTACAGCCGAGAAG GTTGAAGCACTGCTTGAACTAATTAAAGGACTTATCAACGATTTGGATGAACCGGAAGGTCTTGAG gctgttgatgatgatgattttgaggaaGAGCAGAATTCTGTCGCACGTCTCGTTCACATGTTATATAATGATGACACGGAAGAGATGTTTAAG ATAATCAGTATCCTGAAGAAGCATTTCCTAACAGGAGGGCCAAAGCGCTTAAAGTTCACCATTCCTCCCCTTGTTGTTTCTACTCTAAAG cTAATCAGACGATTGCCGGTGGAAGGAGACAATCCTTTTGGAAAAGAGGCTTCGGTTACTGCTACTAAAATATTCCAATTTCTAAATCAG ATTATTGAAGCACTACCTAATGTTCCATCACCTGACTTGGCATTCCGGTTGTACTTGCAATGTGCTGAG GCCGCGAATAAGTGTGTTGAAGAACCAATTGCATACGAATTTTTCACCCAGGCATACATCTTGTACGAAGAAGAAATTTCA GACTCAAAGGCCCAAGTGACTGCGTTACAACTTATAATTGGAACTCTGCAAAGGATGCACGTATTTGGTGTTGAGAATAGAGATACTTTGACACACAAGGCTACGGGG TATTCAGCGAAACTTCTAAAGAAACCTGACCAATGTCGAGCTGTTTATGCATGTTCTCATCTATTCTGGCTTGAAGATCATGAGACCATACAAGATGGAGAGAG GGTTCTGCTTTGTCTCAAACGAGCGCTTAAAATTGCAAATTCGGCTCAACAAATGGCTAGCAATGGTCAGGAGGGTAGTGCAGGATCTGTTACCCTCTTCATCGAGATACTAAACAA GTACCTTTATTTCTATGAGAAAGGGATTCCACAGATAACAGTTGAATCAGTGGAGAGCCTGATCCAACTGATCAAGAACGAAGAATCAATGCCATCAGATCCATATGCTGAATCGTTGTTTGCAAGTACGCTTCAGTTCATGGAGTTTCAAAAGCAGAAAGGCGGTGCCATTGGTGACAGATACGAGGAGATCAAAGTATAA
- the LOC104710005 gene encoding uncharacterized protein LOC104710005 — protein MGXPETARKENFEVAKILVRVNLLKELPTRVVSGFSDGCEIDIDVSYPWLPPKCASCDQFGHTTTLCPRNAPTVSVRRVSRRSPSSRGRPARRERLSRQGSLLSRVRLKTVLGSRFLTPDAPEREAANSITTSNLGSDQEKTAAEIPTQGLVYKALKALKPDLRRLNKRHFSGISERVKVEESRAILTAPTPELAREEHLVRTRWKMLSKVEEKFYRQRSHAKWMHLGDRNTKFFHKTLSARLNKNDIHFLQDQSGRRLSDISEIMSHASAYFKEILGTTTLAQSPCSSSSLAELLPFRCSEAHKSSLEAAVFEEEIIRTVFALLLDKCPGPDGYSVEFLRASWSTVGSDIVGAVQEFFRNGRLLKDFNTTKIALIPKFPEACKLGDYRPISCCNLVYKIISKIIANRLKPILQVDIRKSFDTVCWDFVLKLLDAHGFPPLFSCWIRECISSPRFSIAINGELAGFFKGKKGLRQGDPLSPYLFIMVMEALSKLLEKAVDNGQIELHPRCSTPRITHLLFADDLLVFSNGSRRSLTGIAEVMSRFKEMSGLDMNLSKSEIFFGGYLEDDAQSLAVLSGIRRSSFPTRYLGLPLSTTRITFAMLQPFLERITSKLHSWTAKFLSFAGKIRLISSVIYGMEANRFSKTVNSILQLKPIITEYLKCEVGDGRSASFWFDSWTEFGQLITFLGESGPRQLRISKDAHIITASRNGDWVLPPARSDNFQALLIALTELPAPLDSKGWDSYLWRNAAGLYRPCFSAKETWEQLRIHYSVVPWAKAVWFKEHVPRFAFITWLAILSRLPTRDRLRSWGLNIPASCVLCPNGIETHEHLFFTCPFSTNLWGFFAAKFFPNPPLTLSDIPAWILNLRQPHVAKAITIIKLLFQTVVYHIWKERNARIFSSAECSATYLRLSIDRTLRSRLLSFPGTVSQPTSLLEVYFSRLSYPL, from the exons ATGGGGANGCCTGAAACAGCCAGAAAGGAAAATTTTGAGGTTGCAAAGATTTTGGTTAGGGTGAATCTGCTTAAAGAGCTCCCTACCCGTGTCGTCTCTGGGTTTAGTGATGGTTGTGAGATCGACATTGATGTCTCCTATCCCTGGCTTCCCCCGAAATGTGCCTCTTGCGACCAATTTGGACACACTACGACTTTGTGCCCACGGAATGCTCCTACGGTCTCAGTGCGAAGAGTGTCTAGGAGATCTCCTAGCAGTAGGGGAAGACCAGCACGAAGGGAGAGGCTGTCTCGTCAGGGCTCTCTTCTTAGTAGGGTGCGTTTGAAAACAGTCTTAGGCTCGCGGTTTCTCACCCCTGATGCACCAGAACGAGAAGCCGCCAACTCCATCACCACCTCAAATTTGGGATCAGATCAGGAGAAGACTGCTGCTGAGATCCCTACCCAAGGCTTG GTTTACAAGGCCTTGAAAGCACTAAAGCCGGATCTCCGCAGACTGAACAAGCGgcattttagtggtatttctGAAAGAGTGAAAGTTGAAGAATCCAGAGCTATCCTCACAGCCCCCACCCCAGAGCTAGCAAGGGAGGAACATCTTGTTCGCACTCGTTGGAAAATGTTAAGCAAGGTTGAGGAAAAATTTTATCGCCAGAGATCTCACGCTAAATGGATGCACCTTGGTGACCGGAATACTAAGTTCTTCCATAAAACGCTCTCAGCAAGGTTAAATAAAAACGATATTCATTTTCTTCAGGATCAAAGTGGAAGGAGATTATCTGACATATCTGAGATTATGTCTCACGCTTCTGCTTATTTTAAGGAGATCTTAGGGACCACCACTTTGGCTCAATCCCCATGCTCTTCATCCTCCCTTGCTGAGCTGCTCCCCTTCAGATGCTCCGAAGCCCACAAATCTTCCTTGGAGGCTGCGGTTTTTGAGGAGGAGATAATTCGCACCGTATTTGCTCTGCTTTTGGACAAATGTCCTGGTCCGGATGGTTATTCCGTGGAGTTCCTCAGAGCCTCTTGGAGTACAGTAGGCAGTGACATTGTTGGGGCGGTGCAGGAATTTTTTCGAAATGGGAGGCTCCTTAAAGATTTCAACACTACAAAGATTGCTCTGATTCCCAAATTCCCTGAAGCTTGCAAGCTAGGAGACTACAGACCCATCAGTTGCTGCAATTTGGTTTACAAGATCATTTCTAAGATAATTGCTAACCGGCTCAAGCCCATTCTGCAG GTGGATATTAGAAAATCGTTTGATACCGTCTGCTGGGACTTTGTTCTCAAGTTACTAGATGCACATGGTTTCCCGCCTCTATTCTCCTGTTGGATTAGGGAGTGTATATCTTCTCCAAGATTCTCGATCGCTATAAATGGTGAACTTGCGGGTTTTTTCAAAGGAAAGAAAGGTCTAAGGCAGGGAGACCCTTTGTCTCCTTACCTCTTCATTATGGTGATGGAGGCTCTTTCTAAACTTCTGGAAAAAGCTGTGGATAATGGCCAAATTGAGTTGCATCCAAGGTGCTCTACACCTAGAATTACCCACTTATTGTTTGCGGACGATCTCTTGGTATTCTCTAATGGCTCAAGACGATCCCTTACTGGAATTGCGGAGGTTATGAGCAGGTTCAAGGAGATGTCCGGTCTTGATATGAATCTGTCCAAGTCGGAAATCTTTTTTGGTGGTTATTTGGAGGATGATGCTCAATCCTTGGCTGTGCTCTCTGGTATCCGGCGAAGTTCTTTTCCCACTCGGTACCTCGGCTTGCCTCTCAGTACAACAAGGATCACCTTTGCCATGCTACAACCCTTTCTGGAGCGAATCACGAGTAAGCTTCACTCTTGGACCGCCAAATTTCTATCCTTTGCCGGAAAAATCAGGCTGATATCATCGGTTATATATGGTATG GAGGCTAATCGTTTCTCTAAAACGGTGAACAGCATATTGCAGCTCAAACCCATTATCACTGAGTATCTCAAGTGTGAAGTGGGTGATGGGCGTTCTGCCTCATTCTGGTTTGACTCATGGACTGAGTTTGGTCAGCTTATTACCTTCCTAGGTGAATCTGGTCCAAGACAACTCCGTATTAGTAAGGATGCGCATATTATCACCGCTTCGAGAAATGGGGATTGGGTACTACCGCCTGCTCGATCAGATAACTTTCAAGCGCTTTTGATTGCTCTTACTGAACTCCCTGCTCCCTTGGATAGTAAAGGTTGGGATTCCTACCTTTGGCGTAACGCTGCAGGATTATATCGCCCCTGTTTCTCTGCCAAAGAGACATGGGAGCAGCTAAGGATTCATTATTCGGTCGTCCCTTGGGCTAAGGCTGTGTGGTTCAAAGAGCATGTGCCAAGGTTTGCCTTTATTACATGGTTGGCTATTCTCTCTCGCCTTCCAACAAGAGATAGGCTGCGTAGTTGGGGGTTGAATATCCCTGcatcttgtgttctttgtcCCAATGGGATTGAGACACACGAGCACCTTTTCTTCACTTGTCCATTCTCCACAAACCTCTGGGGGTTCTTTGCTGCTAAGTTCTTTCCCAATCCTCCTCTTACTCTTTCAGATATTCCTGCATGGATTCTCAATCTCCGTCAACCGCATGTCGCCAAGGCAATCACCATCATCAAGCTTCTGTTTCAGACCGTGGTTTATCACATCTGGAAGGAACGAAATGCCAGGATCTTCTCATCTGCCGAATGCTCCGCCACATATCTCCGCCTCTCCATTGATCGTACGTTGCGAAGTCGCCTCCTCTCATTTCCTGGGACCGTCTCGCAGCCAACCTCTCTCCTGGAAGTTTACTTTAGTCGTCTCTCTTATCCCCtttag